One Pseudomonas sp. MM213 genomic window, GTGGACCATTTCGGCTGGGACGGCGGTTTCGTCTTGCTGATCGGCGCGTGCCTGCTGGCAATGGCTTTTCTTGCGCCAACCTTGTGGCACAAGCAGGTCGCCAGTCAGACCCGCGAAGCGATCGCCTGATCGACCTTTGATTTGCAGCGTTTGAGCCGCGCCTCCAGATTCCGGTCTGGCATGGCGTGGCTACGCAGGGCGTTGGCGGTCTGCTCGACATAATCGCGAGTGGTGCCGTAACGCCCGCAAGCGTTTTCGAACACGTGGCTCAGCACGTGATCCGGCAGGTTGCCGGCATAGCTGGGCAGGTGTCGCTCCAACACGAATCCCAATGCCTGAACCTGATTGCCATCTTCGAGACGGCAGTTCAACCAGTGTGGGCGATAAGAAGGGAATGGCATTTCGCGCTGCCACAAGGCATACAGCGACGCTTCGAGTTGTTCTTCGGGCAAGCGATAAGCGAAGCCGCTGCAAGAGCCGCCGCGATCCAGGCCAAATACCAGCCCCGGTACTTCCGGCGTGCCGCGATGTTCGTGGGACCACAGGTACAAACCGCGATGGTAGCCATGCACCCGGCCGCGAACCCGTTCAACCGCCGCGCACTCAGGGCGCCAGATCAGCGAGCCGTAAGCGAACAGCCAGACCGGCCCACCCTTGTGGCGCGCCATGGTCGACTGCATCGAGCTGAGCAATTGTTCGTGCGTCAGCTGCGGCCCCAGATCGAGCCGCGGAGGGTAAGCCAGATTCATAAAAGCAGATTCAATGGCGCTCATGGCGAATAGCGTTCAGCTCCCCGCGGGTGATGAATTACTTAATAGAACGCACCGCTGTAACAATAAGGCACATATGTTTTAAGGCAATTTAAGTGCCACGGCACAGTTCTTAATTAATTGCCTGATTGAGTTATAACCTACCGGCATTTAATTAATTTTATAAATACCGATCGGCTATATATGAAGTTATATGTAGGAGCGAGCCTGCTCGCGATGGAGGCGGGGACAACGCGTTCATGCTGCTGCAGCGCGTTATCGTTGACCGCCATCGCGAGCAGGCTCGCTCCTACAGGGGAAGCGTCATCCCCTGGGTGCGTACGCAAACACATCGGCGCGCATCTGATGAGCATCCATCCCGGCGTTGACCAACGCGTCCAGTGTCCCGTAGACCATCGCCGGTGAGCCGCTGGCGTATACATGCAGCGCTTTCAGATCCGGAAAATCCTCGCACACGGCCTCATGCAACATCCCGCAGCGCCCCTTCCAGCCACATTGATCGCTGACGACTTTATGCAGGAACAGATTCGGCAGTTTCTGCCATTCGTCCCAATGCTCGATCTCATAAAAGTCTTCAGGGCGGCGCACGCCCCAGTACAGATGCACTGGATACTTGAAACCCGACGCCCGGCAATGTTCGATCAGGCTATGGATCTGGCCCATACCGGTGCCCGCAGCGATCAGCACCAGCGGGCCGTCCGGCAACTCTGCCAGATGGGTATCACCGAAGGGCATTTCGATCCGCACCATCGGATTGCGTTGCAGTTGCTCGATCAGGCTCAGCGCACTGCTTTCGCGCGCCAGTACGTGAATTTGCAGATCACGCCCCGCATGCGGTGCCGAGGCCAGGGAAAATGCGGATTTTTCGCCGTTCTCACGCTCGATCATCAAATACTGACCGGCGTGATAACGCGGTGGCTTGCCGGCCGGCGCGCGAAAACTCACGCGCCAGGTATCGCCGCCGACATCCTTGCACTCAATGACCTGACACGAGACGCTGCGCACCGGCAATTCTCCCAGCGCGAGCACGCCATCCCACAGCACAATGCAGTCTTCCAGCGGCTCTGCTATGCAAGTGTAGAACTCGCCATGGTCGCGCACACCACCGGCCTGCTCGACTCGTCCTTCCACCAGCAGCGCGGCGCACACATGGCAATTGCCGTTGCGACAGCTTTGCGGGCATTCATAGCCCAGGCGGCGTGCGCCATCGAGAATCCGCTCGCCGGGCAGTATCTCTAGCACTGCTCCGGAGGGCTGCAAAGTTACACGCATCAATCTATTCCTAACTGATTCCAGATGGCATCGATCCGTTGGGTGACGGCTTCATCCTTGACGATTACCCGGCCCCACTCGCGTGTGGTTTCACCGGGCCATTTATGCGTGGCATCGAGTCCCATTTTCGAACCCAGGCCGGACACCGGCGAGGCGAAATCGAGGTAGTCGATCGGCGTGTTGTCGATCATCACTGTGTCGCGCTTGGGGTCCATGCGCGTGGTGATGGCCCAGATCACGTCGTTCCAGTCCCGTGCGTTGATATCGTCGTCAGTGACGATAACGAACTTGGTGTACATGAACTGTCGCAAAAACGACCAGACACCGAGCATTACCCGCTTGGCATGACCGGGATACGACTTCTTCATGGTCACGATGGCCATGCGGTACGAGCAGCCTTCGGGCGGCAGGTAGAAGTCGGTGATTTCCGGGAACTGCTTCTGCAGGATCGGCACGAACACTTCGTTCAGCGCGACACCGAGAATCGCCGGCTCATCCGGCGGACGACCGGTGTAGGTGCTGTGGTAGATCGGTTTGATCCGGTGGGTAATGCGCTCGACGGTGAACACCGGGAAGCTGTCGACTTCGTTGTAGTAACCGGTGTGGTCGCCGTACGGACCTTCGTCGGCCATTTCGCCCGGATGGATCACGCCTTCAAGGATGATCTCGGCGGTGGCCGGCACTTGCAGATCGTTGCCGCGGCACTTCACCAGTTCGGTGCGATTACCACGCAGCAAACCGGCGAAAGCGTATTCGGAAAGGCTGTCCGGCACAGGCGTCACAGCGCCGAGGATGGTCGCCGGGTCAGCGCCGAGCGCCACGGACACCGGGAACGGCTGGCCCGGATGCTTCTCGCACCACTCGCGGTAATCCAGCGCACCGCCACGGTGGCTGAGCCAACGCATGATGACCTTGTTGCGGCCGATCACTTGCTGACGGTAGATGCCGAGGTTCTGCCGGTCCTTGTTCGGGCCTTTGGTGACGGTCAGGCCCCAGGTGATCAGCGGGCCGACGTCGCCCGGCCAGCAGGTCTGCACCGGCAGCATCGCGAGGTCGACGTCGTCGCCTTCGATGACCACTTCCTGGCACACCGCGTCTTTGACGACTTTGGGTGCCATGGAGATGATCTTGCGGAAGATCGGCAGCTTCGACCAAGCGTCCTTCAGGCCTTTCGGCGGCTCGGGTTCCTTGAGGAACGCCAGCAGCTTGCCGATCTCGCGCAGTTCGCTCACCGCTTCTGCGCCCATGCCCAGCGCAACACGCTCGGGGGTGCCGAACAGATTGCCGAGGACGGGAATGTCATAGCCCGTCGGGTTCTCGAAAAGCAGGGCCGGACCTTTGGCACGCAAGGTGCGGTCACAGACCTCGGTCATTTCGAGCACCGGGGACACCGGAACCTGGATGCGCTTGAGTTCGCCGCGCTGTTCCAGGCCGCTGATAAAGTCGCGCAAGTCGCGATACTGCATGCGTGAGCCTCGTGTTGGCCGTGGCGTTCGGGGGCTGGCAGTTTAGCGCCGAACCCCTCTGTTCAGAACAACGAAGTGCCGTTCATCAAAAATCAGATAGCAAAAAGCCGGGTTTCCCCGGCTTTTGCTGGTCTATCGACTTACTTGCGTTTCATCGACAGGAAGAACTCATCGTTGGTCTTGGTCGTTTTCAGCTTGTCGACCAGGAACTCAATGGCAGCGATCTCGTCCATCGGGTGCAGCAACTTGCGCAGGATCCACATGCGCTGCAACTCGTCGTCGGCTGTCAGCAACTCTTCGCGGCGGGTGCCGGAACGGTTGATGTTGATGGCCGGGAAGACGCGTTTTTCAGCGATACGGCGATCCAGCGGCAGTTCCATGTTGCCCGTGCCTTTGAATTCTTCGTAGATCACTTCGTCCATCTTCGAGCCGGTTTCAACCAGCGCGGTGGCGATGATGGTCAGCGAACCGCCTTCTTCGATGTTCCGCGCGGCGCCGAAGAAACGTTTCGGTTTCTCCAGGGCGTGAGCATCGACACCACCGGTGAGCACTTTGCCGGAGCTCGGGATCACGGTGTTGTAGGCGCGAGCCAGACGGGTGATGGAGTCGAGCAGGATCACCACGTCTTTCTTGTGTTCGACCAGGCGCTTGGCCTTCTCGATCACCATTTCGGCAACCTGCACGTGGCGGGTTGGCGGCTCGTCGAACGTCGAGGCAACCACTTCGCCGCGCACGGTGCGCTGCATTTCGGTTACTTCTTCCGGACGTTCGTCGATCAGCAATACGATCAGATGAACTTCAGGGTTGTTACGTGCGATGTTCGCCGCGATGTTCTGCAGCATGATCGTTTTACCGGCTTTCGGCGGTGCAACGATCAGACCGCGCTGGCCTTTACCGATCGGGGCGCACAGGTCGATGACACGACCGGTCAAGTCTTCGGTGGAACCGTTGCCGGCTTCCATCTTCATGCGCACAGTCGGGAACAGCGGGGTCAGGTTCTCGAAGAGAATCTTGTTTTTCGCGTTCTCGGGACGATCGTAGTTGATCGTGTCGACCTTGAGCAGCGCGAAATAACGCTCGCCTTCCTTTGGAGGGCGGATCTTGCCAACGATGGTGTCACCGGTGCGCAAGTTGAAACGGCGGATCTGGCTCGGCGAGACGTAGATATCGTCCGGGCCGGCGAGATAGGAAGCGTCAGCGGAGCGCAGGAAGCCGAAGCCGTCCTGGAGAATCTCCAGCACGCCATCACCGGAGATTTCCTCGCCGCTTTTAGCGTGCTTCTTGAGCAGGGAGAAAATCACGTCCTGCTTGCGCGAACGGGCCATATTTTCTATGCCCATCTGTTCGGCCAATTCGAGCAGTTCGGTAATCGGCTTTTGCTTGAGTTCAGTCAGATTCATATAGGAATGACGTAATCATTTATGGAGGGGGGGAAATTAAGCTTTTGGCTTAATGAGGCCGCGCCGCGGAGAAGGCGACAGGATCGCGTACTTATTCGAAAAGGAGTGCGTCGGCGACGGCTAGCAGGGGGCAGTGGAGAAACCAGTGCGGGGCCGAATGTAACACCTGAGTTTCGGAGCGTCTAGCCCTCAATAACGAAAAAGCCCCGCAATATGCGGGGCCTTTTTTCGGACACTTTACAAACGACGCTTAGATGTTGGCGTCGAGGAAAGCAGCCAGTTGCGACTTCGACAGTGCGCCGACCTTGGTCGCTTCAACGTTGCCGTTCTTGAACAGCATCAGGGTCGGGATACCACGCACGCCATGCTTGGCCGGGGTTTCCTGGTTTTCGTCGATGTTCAGTTTGGCAACGGTCAGCTTGCCTTTGTAGGTTTCAGCAATCTCGTCCAGAACAGGAGCGATCATTTTGCAAGGGCCGCACCACTCAGCCCAGTAGTCGACCAGTACAGCGCCTTCGGCCTTGAGTACATCGGCCTCGAAGCTAGCGTCGCTAACGTGTTTGATAAGATCGCTGCTCATGGAAGTCTCCAGGTTGTAAGCAAAAAAACGTGGCCCATCATAGCCGCCCTTCCCTCGTTCAGGAAGGTGCAGATGATTGAGTCTCACTATGGTGGTGCATGAGTTTGGGTATAGCTCAAGTCAGGATGTGGCGGGAGCGACGAAGGCAATTCCGGTGCGCAGGGCAGCGTTGCGCACATGTTCGTGCATGGCCTTCTGCGCCGCGCCGGACGAACGCCGGGCCAGTGCACGGAGGATTTTGCGGTGCTCATGCCAGGTTTCCATGGCCCGTTCGGCCCGGATGAACGGTAGCTTCTGGCTCTCCAGGAAAATGTCGGCGCTGGCCGTCAGGATGCTCAGCATCGCCTGATTACCGCTGGCCAGCAGGATGCGCCGGTGAAACTCGAAGTCCAGGCGCGCCGCCGCCTCGAAGTCACCCACCTTCAGTTCATTGCGCATCGCGGCGACGTTGTCCTCCAAAGCATCGAGCTCATCGGTGCTCAACGTCACGGCGGCCAGCCCGGCGGCAAAACCTTCCAGGGCGTAGCGCAACTGGAAGATATCCAGCGGTGATGCCTGTGCCGCGAACGGCCAGCTCAGCGCCGCATCCTGGCGAGGCAAGTCCACCGGCGCCTGCACGAAAACGCCTTTGCCCGGCTGAATGCTGATCACGCCCAAGGCACTCAGCGACGACAACGCTTCGCGCAACGACGCCCGACTGACCCCCAATTGCACCGCCAGATCCCGCTGCGAAGGCAAGGCATCCCCCGGCCCGAAACCTTGTTCGGCGATCAGTTTGCGGATGGCTTGCAGCGCCACTTCAGGTACAGCTCGGGAAATCGAATTCATGGTTTTCGGACGAACCAGGCGAATGAGCGGCTAGTTTTAAAGCTATTCGCGGCGCCCGGCAAGTCGTGCCCCACCGGGGTTCGGTAATGGCCGACGATGCGCTATCAGAGTGCGAAACACGGACCGACTGTTCAGACCAGTAAGACCGAACAACACCAGTAAAACCGTGGCTTGGCACGGCAAAAACCCAATGTTGGCATGGCCCGTGCTCTGTCGATCCGCAGAAATCATTCCTCGCCGATCCGGAGATTTGCCATGACCCTGCGTTACAGCGCCCTCCTCGCTTCCCTGTTCGCCAGCCTGCTGCTGAGCCAGGTGCCCGCCCACGCCGACGGTCTGGAGGATGTGGTCAAACGCGGCGTCCTCAAGGTTGCCGTGCCTCAGGACTTCCCGCCATTCGGCTCGGTCGGCCCGGACATGAAACCCCGCGGCCTCGATATCGACACCGCCAAACTGCTGGCCGACCAACTCAAGGTCAAGCTTGAACTGACGCCGGTCAACAGCACCAACCGCATCCCGTTCCTGACCACCGGCAAGGTCGACCTGGTGATCTCCAGCCTCGGCAAGAACCCCGAGCGCGAGAAAGTCATCGACTTCTCCAGCGCCTACGCGCCGTTCTACCTCGCGGTGTTCGGCCCGCCGGATGCCGCCATCAAAGGCCTGGACGACCTCAAGGGCAAAACCATCAGCGTCACCCGTGGCGCCATCGAAGACATCGAACTGACCAAAGTCGCCCCCGAAGGCGTCACCATCAAGCGCTTCGAAGACAACAACTCAACCATCGCAGCCTACCTCGCCGGGCAGGTTGACCTGATCGCCAGCGGCAACGTGGTGATGGTCGCGATCAGCGAGAAAAGCCCGAAACGCGTGCCCGCGCTGAAAGTGAAGCTCAAGGATTCGCCGGTCTACGTCGGCGTAAACAAAAACGAGCCGGCGTTGCTGGGCAAGGTCAACCAGATCCTCGCCACCGCCAAGACTGACGGCGCGCTGGAAAAAAACTCACAGACCTGGCTGAAAGAGCCGCTGCCGGCCGATCTCTGATCGTCCCTCGGGAGATTTGATATGGCCTATCAGTTCGACTTTCTGCCGGTGGTGCAAAACACCGACCTGCTCGTACGCGGTGCGCTGTTCACCCTGGAACTGACGGCCATCGGTGCGGTGCTCGGCGTCGGTCTGGGCATTGTCGGCGCGCTGGTGCGGGCGTGGAATATCCGCCCGTTCTCGGCGATCTTCGGGGTTTACGTCGAGTTGATCCGCAACACGCCGTTCCTAGTGCAGTTGTTTTTCATCTTCTTCGGTTTGCCATCGCTGGGCGTGCAGATTTCCGAATGGCAGGCGGCGGTGCTGGCGATGGTGATCAACCTCGGCGCTTATTCGACCGAGATCATCCGCGCCGGCATTCAAGCGATCCCTCGCGGACAACTGGAAGCCGCAGCGGCGTTGGCGATGACCCGGTTCGAAGCCTTCCGCCATGTGGTCCTGCTACCAGCGCTGGGCAAGGTGTGGCCGGCGCTGAGCAGCCAGATCATCATCGTGATGCTCGGCTCGGCGGTCTGTTCGCAGATCGCCACCGAAGAGCTGAGCTTTGCCGCCAACTTCATTCAGTCGCGCAACTTCCGCGCTTTTGAAACCTACGCCCTGACCACGCTGCTTTATCTGTGCATGGCTTTATTGATCCGTCAGTTGCTGAACTGGATCGGTCGTCGATACATAGCCAGGAGCAGCCAATGAGTGATTTCACCTTTTGGGACATCGTGCGCAACTTGCTCACAGGCCTGCAATGGACGCTGGCGCTGTCGCTGGTGGCGTTTATCGGCGGCGGGTTGATCGGGTTGCTGATCATGGTCATGCGCATTTCGAAAAATGCCCTGCCGCGCAACGTTGCACGCACCTACATCGAGCTGTTCCAGGGCACGCCGCTGTTGATGCAGCTGTTCCTGGTGTTTTTCGGGGTGGCGCTGGCCGGGGTGGAAATCTCGGCGTGGATGGCGGCGGCGATTGCCCTGACCCTGTTTACCAGCGCTTACCTGGCGGAGATCTGGCGTGGTTGCGTGGATTCGATCCCCAACGGTCAGTGGGAAGCTTCGTCGAGCCTGGCGCTCAACCCGCTGGAGCAACTGCGCTACGTGATCCTGCCGCAAGCCCTGCGCATCGCCGTGGCGCCGACCGTGGGTTTCTCGGTGCAAGTGGTCAAAGGCACCGCCGTGACCTCGATCATCGGCTTCACCGAACTGACCAAGACCGGCGGGATGCTCGCCAACGCGACCTTCGAACCGTTCATGGTCTACGGCCTCGTCGCCCTCGGCTACTTCCTGCTCTGCTACCCCTTGTCCCTCAGTGCGCGCTACCTGGAAAGGAGACTGCATGCCTCTGCTTAGAATTTCCGCCCTGCATAAATATTACGGCGATCACCATGTGCTCAAAGGCATCGACCTCAGCGTCGAGGAAGGCCAGGTGGTGGCGATCATCGGCCGCAGCGGCTCGGGCAAATCGACCTTGTTGCGCACGCTGAACGGCCTGGAGTCGATCAACGACGGCGTGATCGAAGTCGACGGCGAATACCTCGATGCCGCGCGCGCCGATTTACGCAGCCTGCGGCAGAAAGTCGGGATGGTGTTTCAGCAGTTCAACCTGTTCCCGCACCTGACGGTGGGCGAAAACGTGATGCTCGCGCCACAAGTGGTGCAAAAAGTGCCCAAGGCCAGAGCGGTGGAGTTGGCGCGGGAGATGCTGGAACGGGTCGGGTTGGGCGAGAAGTTTGATGCGTTCCCGGATCGGCTGTCCGGCGGGCAGCAGCAGCGCGTGGCGATTGCCCGGGCGCTGGCGATGTCGCCGAAGGTGTTGCTGTGCGATGAGATCACTTCGGCGCTGGACCCGGAACTGGTCAATGAGGTGCTGAGCGTGGTTCGGCAACTGGCCAGGGAGGGCATGACGCTGATCATGGTCACCCATGAAATGCGCTTTGCCCGGGAGGTTGGGGACAAGTTGGTGTTCATGCATCAGGGGAAGGTGCATGAGGTGGGGGATCCGAAGGTGCTGTTCGCGAATCCGCAGACGGCGGAGTTGGCGAATTTCATTGGGACGGTCGAAGCGGCGGTCTGAAGTATCTTCGGTGCCTGTGAGGCCGTCTTCGCGGGCAAGCCTCGCTCCTACAGATTCAGGCTGTTCGCGGAACATTCACCCACCGCCAACCTGTAGGAGCGAGGCTTGCCCGCGAAGGCGTCTGCGAGATCACTACTCTTTCCTGCTCAGGATCAAGGCTTTGAACGCTACGCGTTGGCGTCAGCGTTTGATCGTGGCACGATGTCGAGGTTATCGACCGAGACCCCCTGACCATGCCGCAATCCCAAGCCAAGAATCTGTCCCTGATCGCCGCAATCGACCTGGGCTCCAACAGCTTTCACATGGTCGTGGCCAAGGCCCAGAACGGCGAAATCCGTATTCTCGAGCGTCTCGGGGAGAAGGTTCAGCTGGCCGCCGGCATCGACGAAGAGCGCCACCTCAACGAAGAATCCATGCAGCGCGGCCTCGATTGCCTGAAGCGTTTTGCCCAACTGATCAGCGGTATGCCGCCCGGCGCCGTGCGGATCGTGGGCACCAACGCCTTGCGCGAAGCTCGTAACCGCGTCGAATTCATCCGCCGCGCCGAAGAAATTCTCGGCCACCCGGTGGAAGTCATCTCCGGTCGTGAAGAAGCACGCCTGATCTACCTCGGCGTGTCGCACACCCTCGCCGATACGCCGGGCAAACGCCTGGTGGCCGACATTGGCGGCGGCAGTACCGAATTCATTATCGGCCAGCGCTTCGAGCCGCTGCTGCGCGAAAGCCTGCAAATGGGCTGCGTCAGCTACACCCAGCGTTATTTCAAGGACGGCAAGATCACCCCGGCCCGCTACGCCCAGGCGTACACGGCGGCGCGGCTGGAGATCATGAGCATCGAACACGCCCTGCACCGCCTGACCTGGGATGAAGCCATCGGCTCCTCGGGCACCATCCGTGCGATCGGCCTGGCGCTGAAAGCCGGCGGTCACGGTACGGGCGAGGTCAACGCCCAAGGCCTGGCCTGGCTCAAGCGCAAGCTGATCAAACTCGGTGATGTCGAGAAAATCGACTTCGAAGGCATCAAGCCTGACCGCCGGGCGATTTTCCCGGCGGGCCTGGCGATTCTCGAAGCGATCTTCGACGCCCTCGAACTGCAACGCATGGACCACTGCGAAGGTGCTCTGCGCGAAGGCGTGCTCTATGACCTGCTGGGCCGTCATCATCATGAAGACGTCCGTGAGCGCACGCTCAGCTCGCTGATGGAGCGTTACCACGTCGATCTGGAGCAAGCGGCACGGGTCGAGCGCAAGGCACTGCATGCGTTCGATCAGGTGGCGGAAGATTGGGAGCTGGACGACGGCGTCTGGCGCGAACTGCTCGGCTGGGCTGCCAAGGTCCATGAAGTGGGCCTGGACATCGCTCACTATCAGTATCACAAGCACGGCTCATACCTGATCGAGCACTCGGACCTCGCCGGGTTCTCCCGCGAAGACCAACTGATGCTCGCGCTCCTGGTGCGTGGCCACCGCCGCAATATTCCCCGGGACCGGTTTGCCGATTTTGGCGACGAAGGCATCAAGCTGATTCGCCTGTGCGTGCTGCTGCGTTTTGCGATCCTGTTCCATCACATCCGCGGCACCCAGGAAATGCCTCAAGTGGCGCTGCACGCCAATGGTGACAGCCTGGAG contains:
- a CDS encoding CDP-6-deoxy-delta-3,4-glucoseen reductase; protein product: MRVTLQPSGAVLEILPGERILDGARRLGYECPQSCRNGNCHVCAALLVEGRVEQAGGVRDHGEFYTCIAEPLEDCIVLWDGVLALGELPVRSVSCQVIECKDVGGDTWRVSFRAPAGKPPRYHAGQYLMIERENGEKSAFSLASAPHAGRDLQIHVLARESSALSLIEQLQRNPMVRIEMPFGDTHLAELPDGPLVLIAAGTGMGQIHSLIEHCRASGFKYPVHLYWGVRRPEDFYEIEHWDEWQKLPNLFLHKVVSDQCGWKGRCGMLHEAVCEDFPDLKALHVYASGSPAMVYGTLDALVNAGMDAHQMRADVFAYAPRG
- a CDS encoding amino acid ABC transporter permease, yielding MSDFTFWDIVRNLLTGLQWTLALSLVAFIGGGLIGLLIMVMRISKNALPRNVARTYIELFQGTPLLMQLFLVFFGVALAGVEISAWMAAAIALTLFTSAYLAEIWRGCVDSIPNGQWEASSSLALNPLEQLRYVILPQALRIAVAPTVGFSVQVVKGTAVTSIIGFTELTKTGGMLANATFEPFMVYGLVALGYFLLCYPLSLSARYLERRLHASA
- the ppx gene encoding exopolyphosphatase, whose translation is MPQSQAKNLSLIAAIDLGSNSFHMVVAKAQNGEIRILERLGEKVQLAAGIDEERHLNEESMQRGLDCLKRFAQLISGMPPGAVRIVGTNALREARNRVEFIRRAEEILGHPVEVISGREEARLIYLGVSHTLADTPGKRLVADIGGGSTEFIIGQRFEPLLRESLQMGCVSYTQRYFKDGKITPARYAQAYTAARLEIMSIEHALHRLTWDEAIGSSGTIRAIGLALKAGGHGTGEVNAQGLAWLKRKLIKLGDVEKIDFEGIKPDRRAIFPAGLAILEAIFDALELQRMDHCEGALREGVLYDLLGRHHHEDVRERTLSSLMERYHVDLEQAARVERKALHAFDQVAEDWELDDGVWRELLGWAAKVHEVGLDIAHYQYHKHGSYLIEHSDLAGFSREDQLMLALLVRGHRRNIPRDRFADFGDEGIKLIRLCVLLRFAILFHHIRGTQEMPQVALHANGDSLEVLFPENWLDDNQLTQADFALEAEWLTRVGFVLNVR
- a CDS encoding gamma-glutamylcyclotransferase, with the protein product MSAIESAFMNLAYPPRLDLGPQLTHEQLLSSMQSTMARHKGGPVWLFAYGSLIWRPECAAVERVRGRVHGYHRGLYLWSHEHRGTPEVPGLVFGLDRGGSCSGFAYRLPEEQLEASLYALWQREMPFPSYRPHWLNCRLEDGNQVQALGFVLERHLPSYAGNLPDHVLSHVFENACGRYGTTRDYVEQTANALRSHAMPDRNLEARLKRCKSKVDQAIASRV
- the ubiD gene encoding 4-hydroxy-3-polyprenylbenzoate decarboxylase, whose protein sequence is MQYRDLRDFISGLEQRGELKRIQVPVSPVLEMTEVCDRTLRAKGPALLFENPTGYDIPVLGNLFGTPERVALGMGAEAVSELREIGKLLAFLKEPEPPKGLKDAWSKLPIFRKIISMAPKVVKDAVCQEVVIEGDDVDLAMLPVQTCWPGDVGPLITWGLTVTKGPNKDRQNLGIYRQQVIGRNKVIMRWLSHRGGALDYREWCEKHPGQPFPVSVALGADPATILGAVTPVPDSLSEYAFAGLLRGNRTELVKCRGNDLQVPATAEIILEGVIHPGEMADEGPYGDHTGYYNEVDSFPVFTVERITHRIKPIYHSTYTGRPPDEPAILGVALNEVFVPILQKQFPEITDFYLPPEGCSYRMAIVTMKKSYPGHAKRVMLGVWSFLRQFMYTKFVIVTDDDINARDWNDVIWAITTRMDPKRDTVMIDNTPIDYLDFASPVSGLGSKMGLDATHKWPGETTREWGRVIVKDEAVTQRIDAIWNQLGID
- a CDS encoding transporter substrate-binding domain-containing protein, whose amino-acid sequence is MTLRYSALLASLFASLLLSQVPAHADGLEDVVKRGVLKVAVPQDFPPFGSVGPDMKPRGLDIDTAKLLADQLKVKLELTPVNSTNRIPFLTTGKVDLVISSLGKNPEREKVIDFSSAYAPFYLAVFGPPDAAIKGLDDLKGKTISVTRGAIEDIELTKVAPEGVTIKRFEDNNSTIAAYLAGQVDLIASGNVVMVAISEKSPKRVPALKVKLKDSPVYVGVNKNEPALLGKVNQILATAKTDGALEKNSQTWLKEPLPADL
- a CDS encoding amino acid ABC transporter ATP-binding protein, coding for MPLLRISALHKYYGDHHVLKGIDLSVEEGQVVAIIGRSGSGKSTLLRTLNGLESINDGVIEVDGEYLDAARADLRSLRQKVGMVFQQFNLFPHLTVGENVMLAPQVVQKVPKARAVELAREMLERVGLGEKFDAFPDRLSGGQQQRVAIARALAMSPKVLLCDEITSALDPELVNEVLSVVRQLAREGMTLIMVTHEMRFAREVGDKLVFMHQGKVHEVGDPKVLFANPQTAELANFIGTVEAAV
- a CDS encoding FadR/GntR family transcriptional regulator, translating into MNSISRAVPEVALQAIRKLIAEQGFGPGDALPSQRDLAVQLGVSRASLREALSSLSALGVISIQPGKGVFVQAPVDLPRQDAALSWPFAAQASPLDIFQLRYALEGFAAGLAAVTLSTDELDALEDNVAAMRNELKVGDFEAAARLDFEFHRRILLASGNQAMLSILTASADIFLESQKLPFIRAERAMETWHEHRKILRALARRSSGAAQKAMHEHVRNAALRTGIAFVAPATS
- a CDS encoding amino acid ABC transporter permease, yielding MAYQFDFLPVVQNTDLLVRGALFTLELTAIGAVLGVGLGIVGALVRAWNIRPFSAIFGVYVELIRNTPFLVQLFFIFFGLPSLGVQISEWQAAVLAMVINLGAYSTEIIRAGIQAIPRGQLEAAAALAMTRFEAFRHVVLLPALGKVWPALSSQIIIVMLGSAVCSQIATEELSFAANFIQSRNFRAFETYALTTLLYLCMALLIRQLLNWIGRRYIARSSQ
- the rho gene encoding transcription termination factor Rho — encoded protein: MNLTELKQKPITELLELAEQMGIENMARSRKQDVIFSLLKKHAKSGEEISGDGVLEILQDGFGFLRSADASYLAGPDDIYVSPSQIRRFNLRTGDTIVGKIRPPKEGERYFALLKVDTINYDRPENAKNKILFENLTPLFPTVRMKMEAGNGSTEDLTGRVIDLCAPIGKGQRGLIVAPPKAGKTIMLQNIAANIARNNPEVHLIVLLIDERPEEVTEMQRTVRGEVVASTFDEPPTRHVQVAEMVIEKAKRLVEHKKDVVILLDSITRLARAYNTVIPSSGKVLTGGVDAHALEKPKRFFGAARNIEEGGSLTIIATALVETGSKMDEVIYEEFKGTGNMELPLDRRIAEKRVFPAININRSGTRREELLTADDELQRMWILRKLLHPMDEIAAIEFLVDKLKTTKTNDEFFLSMKRK
- the trxA gene encoding thioredoxin TrxA; translated protein: MSSDLIKHVSDASFEADVLKAEGAVLVDYWAEWCGPCKMIAPVLDEIAETYKGKLTVAKLNIDENQETPAKHGVRGIPTLMLFKNGNVEATKVGALSKSQLAAFLDANI